The DNA sequence aattttatgacacgcaattttattttatgatatgtGGCCTCTCACATATAttcaattttaacattgaacttTCAATTCCATTGTTCATGACCTGGATTTGGTGCCtggtcacaaaaaaaataaaataaaataaaataaaataatttttttaaaaaaaatctaattctaAAATAtctgattttaaaatattacctTAAACAAtacattagaaattaatatataaatttataatgtaGTAAGAAATACACAAATATATCACATATGAATAACATCTTTCTTTCCTTGGAATAATTCAAGGATTTCTACAACAAAAAGCAAGCCTTGAAACCAACCCTTACGCATCTCTAAAGCTTTCCACAATCATAATATGTCTTCTTAATCTTAGTCCTAGCCATAATTCCAACCAACATCTTCTCTGTCAGAAATCTTGTGAATGCATTATCACCTTGTTGAATACTTCCAAATACATAAGAAgtgaagacaagatcaaagtCCCTCCATTTTCTTTCCGCAACATAATTCTCCAATCCTGATTTAACTCTAACATACTCATCTTCTTTTGCATCTCCATTGTCATTTCCCTTCAAAGCTTGAGCCAAGCATCTCGCAAGAACGACGGCGTCCTCTAATGCCGCACAACCTCCTTGGCCAAGTTCCGGTGTCATCGGATGCAATGCATCACCGGCCACAGTAACATTTCCTTTACATATGTTCCGCCAAAGGAGCTCCCATGGCCACCGGAATTTTAGTGGGAAGGATACTGAATCACCCATGTCACTCTTTTCAATTAGTTGTATGAAATTATGCGGGACATTTGCTTCTTGCATCTTGGTTATCACAAATTGTCTCATCTTGGTTGCATCCTTCTCCATTTCCTTGTCTAACATTTCAAGAGAAGGaacaaaaggttttttttttttgacaagttATGTTTTGAATCTAATGTGCGAACATACAATGGATTAAACTGTTTTTGTACTATGATGCAATGTTCTCAATGTTCTTGTAGcaaataataattgataataagtaaaagaaaaaaaaatcaaaattacgtacaataaataatagtaaaacaGGGCCAGATCACTTAAATCCTCTGGATATATAGATTCATACAAAATTTGATTCATAAACTCTAATAGTTATAATTCAtgtatttctattttctttttattcaatttaatgCAGAAACATAATATCTTCTCTTTTTGTGGCACATATATTgtcaataaaaatgataatttttttttattaacacatAATGTGTCTagctagttgaagaaaagaaaagaaaagaaaaatgaaactttgtaaatcaaatcaaacattTTAAAGTAGAGAAATGACAAATAAACACCATGCATGCCTTATTTGTATGTccatatatagataaatatgtaGAGTAGAGCTTGCCTTTTGATGATGAAGACCAATTGAAGTACCAATACATGCTTTTCTCATCACAAGGCATTATGCCAGCTCGGAAACCTTGCCCAAATAATTGAACAAACTCAGGGTTGAAGCCATGGCCATCAGGAAACTCAGTAAAACCTCTAGTTGCTGACCGTCCGGCAAATGATGGCTTCTTCAGTCCTAACCATTTAGATACTACCGAGCTCACTCCATCACAACCTATCAACACCTGTTAATTACCAACAAATAAGAAAGACGATGATTTGTGCTTGTAATTATTAACTAGaaatcataacaaaataattGCAAGACATGAACTCTAAAGTTTTCTCttcatttatttcttgttgttttttataacttttcattcatttgtGTCACTGATATTGATATTTTGGTGCCATAAATTTGATCGTTTTGGCTCCAAGTTTCATAGTTTTGAGTAGTGAATAGAGAACAACAGAAACAATTGGAAGACAACATCAGAggtaaatttatataaaaatacacCAAAATAATCAAGAGATTAATATAACATCTCCTTCATTTGTTTCATTCATATTGATAATTACATTACTTGATTCTCCTCAATTAATTAGTTTTCCTTCATGTATTACAGCCTTTCATCAATTACTTTAACTGATACTTACATGCAGAAACCATAGTAATAGAACTAAACaaccaacaaattttttttttttttgaataatagacgacaagcgccctttttatatgaatataaatagtaCTGAACAGTATTGGAACCAGGATGtacagtatatatatagtatgagaatagtataagaatcccggatgaacagtgtatgaacaatATGATGAACAGTGCTACCAGGgaagggatttgaacccatgacttcccccttatactttggtgtcataccatgggctatccaatggttgactacCACCAACAAATTATAAACCTCTTTTCAAATAGTTTTTGCTGATACTGGAGGTTTATAATTTGACATATGTCATTACCGTAGTTTTCATTATGGATTAAAGAACAACAAAGATGAAAAGACAACAATTAATGACAGAGATATGCTATATACAAATGTActgaaacaaaattttcatcGATTAGTTTCATTAATGCCAATATTTAAATGCCTCAGTTTTCACTAATTTGCTTTTCTATCAGATTTGTGCGCgcatgccatatatatataggtttcaGGTGTGAattgaaaacaacaaaataagcgATAAATTACTAACTTTCACTGATTTCTTTTACcttattttcatcaattttatttacttgttaGATATAAAAGATCAGAGGTAAACTCTATCTTACACAAACATACAGAAATAATCAAGATTGGAAACATTTAGTTCATTAATTTTACTGATTCTTCTCATATGCAtatactttttcttttcatcaatttATGTTTTGTATGGCATGTAGAACTACAAATACACCGGATTTTCATTGTAGGATCAGtaacttttcattcattgattctTATCAATACTCAGAAATCACATTACCTTAGTTTTCAATGTTGAGCCATTTGATAAATGTAAGACTTTCAAGTTCCCGGATTCCTCAATTAATACAACCTTTGATGAATATCGAATTGTATCACTTGGAAGCTCCTTTGCAAGTGTTTCTAAAAGCAAATCTCTCCTCACACACCGCATTTCAGGCCCTTCACTGCAATTCTCAGAAATTTTGCATGTTTTCGGTATATTGTCAAAAATTTAACATCAGCTTTGATTACAGGCAAGTATTTAGATTTCGTATAAATCTAAGTTATATTCTGCACTATTTCTGTTGAAAACTAAGCGCATAGCTAGCACTCGTGGCAAGAATTGGGCCTAACAGTTATCACATGTTCAGATAGATGTGTTGGGGATGCAGTTGCTGATATTTTAATTCTATTTGCAGTTTGATTATCGATATTTTAGTTAGAAGTGTATTATTTGGTTCAAATCGCAAAAATTTGAGTCGGTTAAATAAGtgtttttgaattcaaatacttgtgtaaataaaaaaaaatctactagAAGAGATCTATCCCTTTATGAAGTTCCTAGTGCATCACACTGGattaatttagattattttgGAGAACATGTGACTATTAAAAATCAGTGAACAGTCATTGTTTTAAATTAGATAGTACTCATACCAAATACACTTAGGTGCCATTTGGTTGAATGTCGAAAATTTAACATCGGCTTTGATAACAGGCAAGTATTTAGATTTCgtataaatctaatattttgcACTATTTCTGTTGAAAACTAAGCGCATAGCTAGCATTCGTGGCAAGAATTGGGCCTAACAGTTATCACATGTTCAGATAGATGTGTTGGGGATGCAGTTGCTGATATTTTAATTCTATTTGCAGTTTGATTATCGATATTTTAGTTAGAAGTGTATTATTTGGTTCAAATCGCAAAAATTTGAGTTAGTTAAATAAGtgtttttgaattcaaatacttgtgtaagtaaaaaaaaaatctactagAAGAGATCTATCCCTTTATGAAGTTCCTAGTGCATCACACTGGattaatttagattattttgGAGAACATGTGACTATTAAAAATCAGTGAACAATCGTTACATTAAATTAGATAGTACTCATACCAAATACACTTAGGTGGCGTTTGGTTGAATGTAAGTTTAAATGCAGTGAATTTCCAGTTACAATGTAATTTGAAGTACttgctttttaaaatataatgcaGCCAAATTTAGTGTTTGGTTGTATGCACTTAGAGAtgttgtattataaaattttatgtttggttggagagatttgttatatatatatatatgtgtatatacacatatacatatatatgtatatttacatatttacatatgtatatttatacaaacatacatatgtatgtttatatttatatatatacacttatacacacacttatacatatacatacatacatgcatgcatgtatatatacatgtgtataggtgtatgtatatgtgtgtatatatgcatatatacatatgtgtatatgagaatatatatatctgtataagtatatatataagtgtctatatatatgcatgtatgcatatatGAGTATATGTAAAGATATTATGTATAGGTATATATGTATCTATGTAGAGGTGTACATATGTAAACATACccatgtatgtttatatatatatatatatatatatgcatgtgtgtgtatatatgcatatgcatatgtgtatgtgtatatatctctatatatgtatatatatgcatgtgtgtgtatatatgcatatgcatatgtgtatgtgtatatatctctatatatgtatatatatatatatatatatgtatatatatatatatatatatgaattcatATGCATAGACATATtaatgtatatgcatatgtatatatacacatatatacatcaCCAAAAGATTTTTAACGTCGGGATTTCAACTTACGCCCAATTTGGACGTAAGTCCAAATACATCCGTGGGAGTAATTGATTTTATCTTGAAATGTTTAAATACATTGTAATTTCAAATACCACAAAACAAACACTATCTtacatttttgaaatatttgcaTATACCAATTTTTGCTAatcaaacattattattatcaacaaCTTATGCTAACATTGGTATAACCTAACAATGAAACACAGGATTCCCGCAACAgaatgaataatataaatagtgatttattGACTatatcacaattatatatatatatatatatatatatatatatatatatatattatgtctTCGACTTTTTGAAACAAAGTGGTTGACACAAACAACTCACCTTGTTTTGAATGGTATTTGGTAAGTAATTGCTCCAGCAGTTGCAGTATATATACCCAATCTGaagataaaattcaaaatatatatatatatatacacacacaaagatGATCAAcagacacatatatatacacaagatAATAATCTTAGTTGAACAATTACCCTTCCAGCCGGAGATGATGCTGCCGAAGCTCATCGGCGATGCCAAGAGCTTCCAAAGCTTTCCAAGCATTTGTCCAGGTTGAGAAGGCAAAGCCTGCAGCTCTCAACACCTCTGATGATTCCAACACTACACTCTTCACTCCTtttctgcatatatatatatatatatatataaacatcctGAACTcaagcatgtatatatatagaattgaAAAGGTAATTATATATTTCTTCATTGGAATTAGTTAGTTACCTGTGGAGTCCTAGTGCAGTGGCAAGGCCACAAAGGCCAGCGCCAACAATGATAACATCTTCAATGGTTTCCATTGATAAAATTAGTAGTTTATCAGATGAGAAACAAAGCTTTCAAACTGATCTATGTTAAgtagacaaaaagaaaaagacccattagtcaattaaaaaaaaaaggacacgTGGTGCTATCAAGTCCATAATAATTGcaaggttttttaaaatttaattattattttttttataaaattatatttttattttccaattttttcaaCCACGCATATAGGGTATCAAGTCCATAATATTCCAAggttttttaaagtttaattattattatgattatgattattattataaaattatatttttatttttcaaatttttcaacCAAGCATAGAGGGTATCAACTATCAAGTCCTTAATAATTCcaaggttttttaaaattttaagaaaaatattgtgacaaattaataaataatttttttagtataatttttttataattgagtGAAAATaatcttataataatatctctctatatataaatataaaataatttttctattggacaagGTAAAATAAAACCAATACCTACCTACTCAGcattctttgttaaaaaaaagacatatcCGATTAAAAACC is a window from the Dioscorea cayenensis subsp. rotundata cultivar TDr96_F1 chromosome 2, TDr96_F1_v2_PseudoChromosome.rev07_lg8_w22 25.fasta, whole genome shotgun sequence genome containing:
- the LOC120269084 gene encoding monooxygenase 2-like isoform X1, with the protein product METIEDVIIVGAGLCGLATALGLHRKGVKSVVLESSEVLRAAGFAFSTWTNAWKALEALGIADELRQHHLRLEGLGIYTATAGAITYQIPFKTSEGPEMRCVRRDLLLETLAKELPSDTIRYSSKVVLIEESGNLKVLHLSNGSTLKTKVLIGCDGVSSVVSKWLGLKKPSFAGRSATRGFTEFPDGHGFNPEFVQLFGQGFRAGIMPCDEKSMYWYFNWSSSSKDKEMEKDATKMRQFVITKMQEANVPHNFIQLIEKSDMGDSVSFPLKFRWPWELLWRNICKGNVTVAGDALHPMTPELGQGGCAALEDAVVLARCLAQALKGNDNGDAKEDEYVRVKSGLENYVAERKWRDFDLVFTSYVFGSIQQGDNAFTRFLTEKMLVGIMARTKIKKTYYDCGKL
- the LOC120269084 gene encoding monooxygenase 2-like isoform X2; this encodes METIEDVIIVGAGLCGLATALGLHRKGVKSVVLESSEVLRAAGFAFSTWTNAWKALEALGIADELRQHHLRLEGEGPEMRCVRRDLLLETLAKELPSDTIRYSSKVVLIEESGNLKVLHLSNGSTLKTKVLIGCDGVSSVVSKWLGLKKPSFAGRSATRGFTEFPDGHGFNPEFVQLFGQGFRAGIMPCDEKSMYWYFNWSSSSKDKEMEKDATKMRQFVITKMQEANVPHNFIQLIEKSDMGDSVSFPLKFRWPWELLWRNICKGNVTVAGDALHPMTPELGQGGCAALEDAVVLARCLAQALKGNDNGDAKEDEYVRVKSGLENYVAERKWRDFDLVFTSYVFGSIQQGDNAFTRFLTEKMLVGIMARTKIKKTYYDCGKL